The Corynebacterium minutissimum genome includes the window ACGCCCAGGATGTCGCCGAGGATACCGGTGGAGGAAAGCAGTTCCATTGTGAATCTCCTTGAAAGTGAAAGTGTATGAGTTTTTAAGTGCGCCCTAAAGCGCCTGCAGCTTACTCAGAAGCTTCGGAAGCGGAGGACAGAGAGTTCAGGCCCATCAGCTTATCGGTAGAGTCCAGAGACGGCTCGATCTGGTACTCATCGCTGTTGACGGCACCAGCGATGATGTCGAAGGCCTTAGCGAAGCCGCCGAAGAGCTTCTTGATGCCCTCAGCAAAGTCAGCGAAGTTGCCGAGCTGGTCGCCGATGAAAGAAAGATCCATTGTGGTCTCCTCTTGTGAAGTCCGGGTAGAGAAATTGCCCGGAGGGGTTTGCGGTTTGCAGACACCCTCAGCGGGCGTCACAGGAAACTATTTTGGCATAGCTTCCCCACATTGCAAATGGATTGGATCGTTATTTTTCTCACTGAACTGACGCCCCGCACTTATAGTCGTCAGCTACTACAAATTAACCCTTTGTTCACTTTACCTGCGCAAACCCTACCAGCTGGGAAAACGCCGCTCCCGAAAGCCCGGAGAAGTAAAAGTTTTCTCAGACACGTAACACGGAGCACTCAGGGAGCGATTCATAGGTGCCGAAGGTCTCGAAAATGACCGGAAAATTTTTTAGGAGCCAAAGCTAATTTACCCCTAAACGGGGTTAGATTAGGGCACGATACGGTCTCAACGCAGAGAACGCTCCCCACACAGAAGCGCGGGGAGCGTTCTTTTTGTTATGGGCTGGGGCCGCCAAGCACCTCAACCCGGGGAGTGAGGGACTAGAAGCCCATGCCGCCCATTGCGTCAGCGTCCGGCATGCCAGCGCCTGCACCAGCCGGCTCCGGCTTATCAGCCACAACCGCCTCGGTGGTCAGGAACAGAGCAGCGATGGACGCAGCGTTCTGCAGAGCAGAGCGGGTGACCTTGACTGGGTCATTAATGCCAGCGGCCATAAGGTCTACGTACTCGCCAGTAGCAGCGTTGAGGCCCTGACCAGCCGGCAGGGATGCAACCTTGTCGGCGACAACGCCCGGCTCCAGACCAGCGTTCTGAGCAATCTGCTTCAGCGGAGCGGAGAGTGCCTCGCGGACAATCTTGACACCGGTGGCCTCATCACCGGTGAGGTCGGAGAGGGAATCCAGAACCTCGGCTGCCTGCAGCAGAGCCACGCCACCGCCGGCGACGATGCCCTCCTCCACAGCAGCCTTAGCGTTGCGCACGGCATCCTCGATGCGGTGCTTGCGCTCCTTAAGCTCCACCTCGGTAGCAGCGCCCACCTTAAGGACTGCAACGCCGCCGGCGAGCTTGGCCAGGCGCTCCTGCAGCTTCTCACGGTCGTAGTCGGAGTCGGAGTTCTCGATCTCGGCACGAATCTGCTTAATGCGGCCGTCGATCTGCTCCTGGGAGCCCGCCCCCTGAACGATGGTGGTCTCATCCTTGGTGACAACGACCTTGCGGGCCTGGCCCAGGTACTCGATCTCGGCGGTCTCGAGGGAGAGGCCGACCTCTTCGGAGATGACCTGGCCGCCGGTAAGGATGGCCATGTCCTGCAGGGTGGCCTTGCGGCGGTCACCGAAGCCCGGAGCCTTCACGGCAACGGACTTGAAGGTGCCACGAATCTTGTTGACCACGAGGGTGGACAGAGCCTCACCCTCGACATCCTCGGCGATGATGAGCAGCGGCTTGCCGGTCTGCATGACCTTCTCCAGCAGCGGGACGAGGTCCTTGATGTTGGAGATCTTGGAGGAGACCAGCAGGATGTACGGGTCTTCCAGGACAGCCTCCTGGCGCTCCATGTCGGTAGCGAAGTAGCCGGAGATGTAGCCCTTGTCGAAGCGCATACCTTCAGTGACCTCAAGGTCCACGCCGAAGGTGTTGGACTCCTCAACGGTGATAACGGAATCCTTGTTCACGGAGCCGTTGCCCACGGTGTACATGGCCTCTGCGATCTTCTCGCCGATAGCCGGGTCAGCGGCGGAGATACCTGCGGTGGTGGCAATCTCTTCCTGGGTCTCTACTTCCTTGGCGGAGGAGAGCAGGGAGTCCACAACCTTCTTGGTCGCAGTCTCGATGCCACGCTTGATGCCCATCGGGTTGGAGCCAGCGGCCACGTTGCGCAGGCCCTCGCGGACCAGCGCCTGGGCCAGAACGGTAGCGGTGGTGGTACCGTCACCGGCGACGTCATCAGTCTTTTTGGCTACTTCCTTGACCAGCTCAGCGCCGATCTTCTCGTACGGGTCCTCGAGCTCGATCTCGCGCGCGATGGAGACACCGTCATTGGTAATGGTCGGGGCGCCCCAGGACTTCTCCAGGACGACGTTGCGGCCCTTCGGGCCGAGGGTAACCTTGACGGCGTCGGCAAGCGTGTTGAGACCACGCTCAAGGCCGCGACGTGCCTCTTCATCGAAGGCAATGATCTTTGCCATGTGTTTGTGCTCCTTAAGCTTTGTTGAGGACGACACTCACGTCTGATCTATGACGGACGCCCGCGACGGCACGGCTGGCGAGTGTTCTCCAGCCCCAACCACATAGATGACTCGGTTTATTTCTGGCACTTGCGAAGTGGAAGTGCTAGCGACCATTCTGGCACTCTCCCCCACCGACTGCAAGGTTCAACACGAACGCTATAAGCGAACGGGCGGTGCTTCCGCACCGCCCGTGATGTTCCGAATCGCCCGTTAGATTAAGAAGCCTTCTTCGCCGTCCACTTATATGCCGCCGCGATAGCACCAATAAAGAGGAGGACGCCGATGATGTTGGCGGCCGTGCCGCCGGAGAAGATCTCGAGCGGGGAATCGCCTGCGGACGCCGCAATAAGGCCCGCGTTGACCACACCGAACAGGGACTCGCCGACAATCAGACCAGTAGCCAGAAGAATTCCCATGCGCTTGGCAAAGTCCGAGCTGGACTGACGCGCGGCCCAACGGTTGTAGAAGTAGCCCAGGAAAGCGCCAATCGGCACCACGATGGTGATGGCGGCCGGCAGGTACATACCCATGCCCACCGCGAGCGGGGACAAGGAGTACTTGTCGGTGAAGTGGCGCAGGCACTCATCGATGATGATGACGACCGCACCAATGGCGGCGCCCAACCCAATGAGGTTCCACGGCAAGGAGTTATCGAAGATACCGGAGGCCACCGAGGACATGAGCGCTGCCTGCGGTGCCGCAAGGGCGTCTTCACCGGCGCCTTCCATGCCTTGGAAACCGAAACCGGTGAGCATGATCTGCAGAATTGGCGGAATCACTAAGGAACCGAAGAGAACACCGATGATGAGCGCTACCTGCTGCTTCCATGGAGTAGCGCCGACGAGCTGACCGGTCTTGAGGTCCTGGAGGTTGTCATTAGAAATGGTCGCGATACCGAAGACGATGGCCGCGGTAAACAACGTGTAGGCCACGAGCGACAGCGGTTGAGCATCCGTTCCGCGGGTCACGGCCGCAATGATGAGGGCGGCGACGATCACCGCGATGATGCCGATGGAGGAAATCGGCGAGTTCGACGCACCGATAAGACCCGCCATGTAGCCACAGACCGAGGCAATGACGAGACCCACGAGCAAGGTGAAAAGAACGGAGACCGTGATGAGAACGGCCATGTGGTCGTGAATATCGGTGCCGCGAACGAAGTTCCACAGCAGCAGCGCAATCGGCACCATGAGAACGAGAATGGTGCCAATGACATACGGAGCCGGAATATCTTGCTCTTCCACGGCCACCTGCTGGCCTTCCTTGCGGTTGCGGGAGGAAGCGAAAGACTCGGCCATGCCCTTGGCAATCGGCCCGGCAATCTTGAGGAGCGTCCAGATGGCGGCAATGGCCATGGTGCCCACACCAACGAAGCGAATCTTGCCGGAGAAGACCGTGTCGACGGTCTCCATAAGGGTAGCCGGGTCACCCAGGGCCTCCCCACCGGTGAAGATGGGCAGCAGGAAGATATAGGAGATCACCACACCGACGAGCATGGCGATACCCACCGCAAGGCCCACGAGGTGGCCCACACCAATGAGTGCGAGGGACAGGGAGGAACCAAGCGTTGTGGCACCTGAGCCCAGCTTGAAGTAGGCAGCTACCTGAGATGCTGCGGCCTTCATCGCGGCAAGGAGCGCCATGACTGCGGACAGAATGCCGCCGAAGAGGATGACGTGCAGACCCTTTGTGTTTTCCTCGTGCGCGGCCTCACCTTCGGCACCGGTGCTATCGCCCACCTTGAGGACCTCAGCCGCGGCCACGCCTTCCGGATACGGCAGGTCAGAACCGGTCACCAGCGCGCGGCGCAGCGGAATGGAGTACATGACGCCGAGGACACCACCGATGGCACAGACTGCCGCGGTATCGACGAAGGAGAAACCCTGCCAATAGCCCACCATGACTAGGCCAGGCAGAACGAAAATGATGGCAGAGAGCGTACCTGCCGCCGACGCAATGGTCTGCACGATGTTGTTCTCTTTGACGTTGTGGCCGGCAAAGCGGCGCAGAACCGCCATAGAAATCACGGCCGCAGGAATCGACGTGGCAAACGTCAGGCCCACCTTGAGGCCGAGGTACACGTTGGCGGCAGTAAAGATCAGAGTGATGAGTCCACCGATAACGATGCCGCGAAGTGTCAGCTCGCGGAGCGCAGATTGGGAACCTTCGGCGGTGGTCGTCGCCATGTCAGGTCCTTTCTAAGGAATAGTTTATAGAACCTTGAATATAGTACTCCCTACTTGTCGATAGACCGATTCCGGGATGCGAGTAGGTTGTAGAGCATGACCACGATTTCTGATTTTGTCACCACTGACCGCGATACCATCTTCCGTCAGCTCAGCGAGCTCGTCTCCTTTAATTCCGTCCACAACGAACCAGGTCTGGAGGATCAGACCGCGAAGGCGGCGGAGTGGGTTTCTGCTGCGCTTGCCGACGCCTCCTTCACCACCGAATCCATCACTACTGCAGATGGTTCCACGGCAATCGTCGCCAAGCGCAAGGGCGCGGAAGGAGCGAAGACCGTCCTGCTGTACTCGCACTATGACGTGGTGCCGGCGGGAAATCCGGAGGCATGGGACTCCGATCCTTTCACCCTGACTGAGCGCGATGGCCGCTGGTATGGCCGCGGCGCTGCTGACTGCAAGGGCAATGTGGCCATGCACCTGGCGGCCCTGCGTGCGCTGGATGCTGCCGGCGGAACCGACCTCAACCTCACCGTCCTTATCGAGGGCTCAGAGGAGCGCGGCGGCGAGGGCCTGTCTGCGCTCATCGAGGAACGCCCGGAGCTCTTTGCTGCCGACGCCATCCTCATCGCTGATGCTGGCAACGCCAAGGTCGGCGTGCCGACGCTGACGACCTCACTGCGCGGCGGTTCCCAGATCAACGTGAAGGTCTCCACCCTCAGCTCCGCGGTGCACTCCGGCCAGTTCGGCGGCGCAGCACCGGATGCTGTCAAGGCACTTATGCGCACGCTGGATTCCCTGACGGATGAGTACGGCCGCACGACTATCGACGGCGTCGATTGTGAGGGGACTTGGCCGCTGGCCCAGGGCCAGGGCCAGGACGCGGCCTACAGCGAGGAGAACTTCCGCGCTGATGCGCAGATGCTCGAGGGCACCGAGATCATGGGCGCGAAGGACCCGGCAGGTGCGACCGCCATCGCGGACATGATTTGGGCTCGCCCAGCGGTGACCATCACGGGCTTTACCTCCACCCCGGTTGCCGAGGCCGTCAATGCCGTGCCGGCCATCGCGGAGGCCAACATCAACCTGCGTACCCCGGCCACCATGGATCCCCGCGCCACCGCGGAAGCCGTGGCCGAGCACCTGAAGAAGCACGTGCCGTGGGGCGCGCACATCGAGGTCACCATCCTCGAGGCCAACCTGGGCTTTGAAACCGACCCGACCAAGCCCACCGTCGCGCT containing:
- a CDS encoding PorH family porin, whose translation is MDLSFIGDQLGNFADFAEGIKKLFGGFAKAFDIIAGAVNSDEYQIEPSLDSTDKLMGLNSLSSASEASE
- the groL gene encoding chaperonin GroEL (60 kDa chaperone family; promotes refolding of misfolded polypeptides especially under stressful conditions; forms two stacked rings of heptamers to form a barrel-shaped 14mer; ends can be capped by GroES; misfolded proteins enter the barrel where they are refolded when GroES binds); this encodes MAKIIAFDEEARRGLERGLNTLADAVKVTLGPKGRNVVLEKSWGAPTITNDGVSIAREIELEDPYEKIGAELVKEVAKKTDDVAGDGTTTATVLAQALVREGLRNVAAGSNPMGIKRGIETATKKVVDSLLSSAKEVETQEEIATTAGISAADPAIGEKIAEAMYTVGNGSVNKDSVITVEESNTFGVDLEVTEGMRFDKGYISGYFATDMERQEAVLEDPYILLVSSKISNIKDLVPLLEKVMQTGKPLLIIAEDVEGEALSTLVVNKIRGTFKSVAVKAPGFGDRRKATLQDMAILTGGQVISEEVGLSLETAEIEYLGQARKVVVTKDETTIVQGAGSQEQIDGRIKQIRAEIENSDSDYDREKLQERLAKLAGGVAVLKVGAATEVELKERKHRIEDAVRNAKAAVEEGIVAGGGVALLQAAEVLDSLSDLTGDEATGVKIVREALSAPLKQIAQNAGLEPGVVADKVASLPAGQGLNAATGEYVDLMAAGINDPVKVTRSALQNAASIAALFLTTEAVVADKPEPAGAGAGMPDADAMGGMGF
- a CDS encoding OPT family oligopeptide transporter, coding for MATTTAEGSQSALRELTLRGIVIGGLITLIFTAANVYLGLKVGLTFATSIPAAVISMAVLRRFAGHNVKENNIVQTIASAAGTLSAIIFVLPGLVMVGYWQGFSFVDTAAVCAIGGVLGVMYSIPLRRALVTGSDLPYPEGVAAAEVLKVGDSTGAEGEAAHEENTKGLHVILFGGILSAVMALLAAMKAAASQVAAYFKLGSGATTLGSSLSLALIGVGHLVGLAVGIAMLVGVVISYIFLLPIFTGGEALGDPATLMETVDTVFSGKIRFVGVGTMAIAAIWTLLKIAGPIAKGMAESFASSRNRKEGQQVAVEEQDIPAPYVIGTILVLMVPIALLLWNFVRGTDIHDHMAVLITVSVLFTLLVGLVIASVCGYMAGLIGASNSPISSIGIIAVIVAALIIAAVTRGTDAQPLSLVAYTLFTAAIVFGIATISNDNLQDLKTGQLVGATPWKQQVALIIGVLFGSLVIPPILQIMLTGFGFQGMEGAGEDALAAPQAALMSSVASGIFDNSLPWNLIGLGAAIGAVVIIIDECLRHFTDKYSLSPLAVGMGMYLPAAITIVVPIGAFLGYFYNRWAARQSSSDFAKRMGILLATGLIVGESLFGVVNAGLIAASAGDSPLEIFSGGTAANIIGVLLFIGAIAAAYKWTAKKAS
- a CDS encoding dipeptidase, coding for MTTISDFVTTDRDTIFRQLSELVSFNSVHNEPGLEDQTAKAAEWVSAALADASFTTESITTADGSTAIVAKRKGAEGAKTVLLYSHYDVVPAGNPEAWDSDPFTLTERDGRWYGRGAADCKGNVAMHLAALRALDAAGGTDLNLTVLIEGSEERGGEGLSALIEERPELFAADAILIADAGNAKVGVPTLTTSLRGGSQINVKVSTLSSAVHSGQFGGAAPDAVKALMRTLDSLTDEYGRTTIDGVDCEGTWPLAQGQGQDAAYSEENFRADAQMLEGTEIMGAKDPAGATAIADMIWARPAVTITGFTSTPVAEAVNAVPAIAEANINLRTPATMDPRATAEAVAEHLKKHVPWGAHIEVTILEANLGFETDPTKPTVALLGECLGEAYGSETITQGMGGSIPLTVELQEKHPNAEIALFGVEEPQCTIHSANESVDPTEIEKIAIAEALFLQRFA